The genomic stretch cgtcgctcagctcaacgaatgaactgatggactttggtttcagctgtttgaaccacagtcgagctacatcagtcaatgtaagagaaaaggcccggcacattactgcatccgaggcatcgtggagttccatataagttctgaagcactcaatatgctcggtcgggtcagtcttgccggtgaaaggagtgatttgaggtaatcgaaacctctcgggcagtcgggccttcagtaccgagtccacaaaaggggatgccttcgcttcggacccgattgaatatacattccggccgtgttttatgtccgccatctcttttgccatctcttcccgcacttcttttttcaAGTTTTGAATGTCGGCCttccaaggttcgctgctttctgcagtgccttccatggaagggcgattgcgccttcttcgctctatttcgtgccgaagatcagtcgggggcagggaagcgttggctgactgcgctggagatggttctgatccgcctagGGGTTGGCTTGGGCGGACAGattgcggcgcggaaggttgaggatcaaccgctgTAGTTGGCGCCCGtgccgtctccccttgaggatgcgggagcggctgcatttgttgctgatacattcgttccagcatctgtttcatcatattcatatcagatcGGATTTCCTGAACCtctttatccagccgtccatcgtCGCGATCCCGTTGATTGTTGCTTGTCcgggtcgctcctcgttggcggttgttaggcgGGTTCTGGGCAGCGGAGGCCGCGATTGGACCCACTGGTCCTTCAatatcattcaaatcttcctctgggaccgtccttctagtcattaccattggaatcaatatagtggtgcgAGATGGCTTTCTTGCacgtttcccacagacggcgccaaactgttgatgcaaatatcttggttcgtcctcctggaccctcGTTTAcctgcacagaaagaggacaaaggagaccctggctagagcaggggaccctccgatgccaaagtcaggcctggacccGGGGTCTGAAAGTATTGAAAGGGTTTTAGAGAGattttttcgtacctctcaaggtgagggccccccttcttttatagctgctggagcattcaATCGTacaaggattctcttcctgatattgtgcgcgggatcttctcctgggatcacggaaacaggatcgtgcccgtctcgtgccttcatccgatcccgtgagcttcgggatcgggaatctcaTCCCAAGACATCCGGGGTGCGGCTTCATCTcgtgacggtcgatccgataaagaggtccgcccgaagcatgcccgagacactgacgactcgccagggccgactcaacctttgtctcggtctAACAAAtaatgcctcggatttgacacatcctttggtgacccgaggcattaagtccgagtctgcggacttgtatgttttgtccccaacaataACCATCACACAAGAAAACATCTTATTTCTTACAGCTTCCTTCTATTACATTTGACTTTTTATCACCAATCCTAGAAATCTACATTCTAGATAAGCATCGATTCCACACACTGACCTATGTATATATCACAACAAGAAAAGCATCTCTGTGCTTGATTATTTTCATACAATAGACACACAGTAATAATGTTCTGACCATTACACGCCCACAACCTCAATAATTTTCACACACCCGATTATATCTTGAGATTCATCAGTTGAcataatgtaagtgcatgaaatGACTCCAGAGAGAAAGAAGGCCCACCAACAGATAGCTCCTGAGCCACATGGTGCATGGTTGGCCGAGAGTTTGGATCTGGCCGAATGCATGCAAGTGCCATTGACACAGCAAATATGACCTCCTGTGCAACCTCCACCGTAGGATCAGAGAGACGTTGGTCCAGCATATCCTTTAGCAGTGTATCATCTCTATTTGGTGATGACAAAGAGGAGATGAGCTCCCCAGGATGCCTTCCCATCATCACTTCAAGTGCCACAACACCAAAGCTATATACGTCGCATTTTTCAGTCACCCTCATTGTATATGCAAGCTCTACAAGAAAGAAGATAGTTCAATCATGTTCTTTACCCTTTGTAATTATCAATAGATAAACTCTTATTAATATATCAAACTAACCTGGGTTTCTTAATTATCTAGGTTTCATATCTTTTACGCTTTTGTGCACTAACCCCTAGGCATCTTTACAGGCTAAGCATGTGCCAAGAGATGTGTTTGGTACATCTAGTAGGTGCAAAAGATGGGCTAAACTTTCAGATGACCCACTCATCAGGCATACCACATATATATTGAGTGCATACtgtttgctgctgctgctgcttttttTCTTCGAAACCATCCATTGGTGTTGGCCTACCTGATAAGGGGACCAACTTAAACATTGTGTCAGGTCATCTGCATGGTTGGGCCTACTTTTATGTCCACCTTAGATCTCCAAGATGTGTGAGAAGTTGGCATGTGTGAACAAGACTGTAATGGTGTCCACCCAAGAGTATCTATGATATTCTACTAAGGCTTTAAGTCTGTACTGATGAGTTCCATAGTTCCCAGATAGACTatcaagagagagaaaaagaagaagaaagaagcaaCTGTAcacattcaacaaagaaagaTCATAAATTCAATGTCTGGCATTTTCCAAGATAGGAACTTCTTTTGTTGTGCGGGGCATTCATTGTGTGGTACATCACATGGACAATTTAGATCTTAGAACTATGGATCCCTTGTACAATGGAGAAAATCCAACCATGCTCTGGGATCTATTGGCAGAGCATTGCATCATGCCATGTTTCCTGATGCATCATGCCCTGTTTTCAATCATTTCCTTCAATAACAATAACTCATCCATCTAAACTTGGTATTCTCGTAAATCAATCTCGACCATATGAAAACATGCCCCATATTGTAGATAGAAAAGATCCCATAAACGATACTTATAGAAGGATtctatccaaccatttggtggccaaCAAATGTATAGTTAAGAAATAGTCAGTGCCATGAATTTAATAATTGATAAAGTATGCTTAAAGTCTGTTTGATAAATGTGAATCACAGTTTAGTTTTACCATATTATCTTTACAAGGCTCTTATAGTCATTGCATGGATTAAGGAATCTTAGAGAgaaaagggaaaattttcaaacatGAATTTTTCATACATTCCAGTCACCTTCGAATGCCTCATTAATGCAAAATTTTTATAGTACATTATTACTAAAAAATAAAGACTAATTTATAATAAAACTATTAAGTGTTGAGAATGTATTAGTGACTAACCTGGAGCAATGTATCCATATGTGCCTACGAGCGTGGTCCAATTGGACGAATCCGGTATCAGCAATCGCGCAGTGCCGAAATCAGAGACACTAGCCTCAAGTTCTGAATTCAACAGAACATTTTTGCTTGATAGGTCTCGATGGACAATTGGCAGGGTGCAATCATGGTGCATATAAGATAAAGCATAGGCTACACCTTTAATAATCTTCACCCTCAGAGTCCAGTCTAATTGTGCAGCTCGTTCATCATTACTTAGGATGCTTGCCAAGCTTCCCTTTTCCATGTACTCATAGACTAGAAATGAGCATCGAGCGTGTGAGCAAAAACCATAAAGCTTCACAATGTTGCGATGACGGATTTCAGTTAATGCACTTATCTcatttctaaaacttctttgatcaGAATGATCACCACCTTCTAGCTGGCGAAGTTTCTTCACAGCTAATGCTTGGCCCGTCGGTAGATTTGCTCTGTAAACTTTTCCATACCCTCCAGTTCCAATGCAGTATTTGTCATCAAAACCCTCTGTTGCCTCCACAATGTCTTCAAACACAACATTTCCATTataattccatattgaaaatggattTCTAGTGCTCCTCTCAAGAACTCCTTTCtctatattttttcttctttggtAATAAATGGAAGAAATGCCAAGGATTACAAATAACAAAAACAACGCCACCAAGAGAGGAAGAATAATGAGGACCACAACTCTATGGCCTTTCCTCACATCGCCATGACTGATTGAAGAGGTATTGCAAGGTCTCAAACCTTGCACTTCACCACATAAGCCCTTGTTATTTATGAATGCCTCTGCAGGAGCCTTTTGAAAGCTTTTGCTTTTAGGAAGCGGACCTTCCAAagcattgtatgaaaaatcaatggattgCAAGCTAACCATCTCTTGAAAAGAAGGCGGAATGGATCCTGACAGCATGTTGCGGGAGAGATTTAACTTTTCCAGCCTAACCAATTTTGCGAGTTGTGGTGATATCTCTCtattgagggagttatgacttagATCTAGTAAGCCCTGTAGGTATACTAGGTTACCGATCTGAAAAGGAATGCTTCCATTCAAAACATTTTGGCTCAATTTGAGATACTGGAGTTTAGAGCAATCCCCTAATTGAGGTGGTATTGGACCACTTAGGTGATTCATTGACAAGTCAAGAACCTCCAAATTGGATAGGTTTCCAATCTCTTGGGGTAACTGACCAGAAAGCTGGTTATCATTTAAAGTCAAGTTGAACAAAGAAGTCAGCCTCCCAAATTCCTTTGGAATCTCTCCTACTAGATAGTTTGAAGAAAGACCAAGCACACCTAGCTGTGTCAACTGCCCAATCTCTTGAGGAATTCTACCGGTGATCATGTTCCTGGAGAATTGGAGCTTCATCAGGTTTTGGCATTCTCCCCAGTTCGGTGAGAGTTCACCAAACAGCATGTTGTCACTGACGTCCATGTATGTGAGATGCGGGTATACACCAAAGGCTTTCGATACATCTGCAGTGAGTCGGTTTCCATTGAGTAGAACTCTTGTTAAGCTGGTGCAGTTTCTGAAGCTCCTTGGGATCTCACCAGTGAAATGGTTGTTTGGGACAGTGAATTTTTGAAGAGATCCACCATGGCATAACTGAGGCAAGTATCCAGAGAAGTTGTTGTCACCCAGGTAGAGTTCAGAAAGACTTGTCATGTTTGTCATTTCTTGAGGCAAGGAACCAGATAATTGACAGTAAATAAGGGACAAAAAAGTCAGCTTGGTCAAGTTTCCAAAAGTAGGAGGGATAGAACCTATTAGAGGGTTAAAGGACATGTCAATCCCCTtgagattcattaaattcccTATTTCTAGTGGAACTGAACcataaatttgatttttaatgagctTGAGGACTGTCAGCTTTGTtaagttccctaaagtggaagggatagaacctgttagactGTTATTGGACAGATCAAGAACGTCgagattcattaaattcccaaattgtggaggaattgaaccagaaatttggtTGCTGTGGAGATACAAAATTGTAAGGTTcctcaaattacccaaagcaggagggatccgaccagtcagattgttttgGTACAACGTCAgctcaaccaaattcttgagattcccTAATTCTGCTGGAATTGTGCCTGAAAACTGATTTTTGGATAAATACAAAATTGTGAGCATGGacaaattacctaaagcaggagggatcGAACCACTCAGATTGTTATTATACAATAATAGCTTATTGAGACTCATTAAATTCCCAAGTTCTGGAGGAATAGAACCagaaattagattttgaaagaggtagaggactgtcagctttgtcaagttccctaaagtggaagggatagaacctgttagactGTTATTGGACAGATCAAGATTGTCAAGATTCATTAAATTTCCAAATTgtggaggaattgaaccagaaatttgattgctgtagAGGAACAACattgtaaggtttctcaaattacccaaagcaggagggatccgaccagtcagattgttttgGTACAACGTCAgctcaaccaaattcttgagattcccTAATTCTGCAGGAATTGTGCCTGAAAACTGATTTTTGGATAAATACAAAATTGTGAGCATGGACAAATTACCCAAAGCCAGAGGGATCGAACCACTCAGATTGTTATTATACAATAATAGCTTATTGAGACTCATTAAATTCCCAAGTTCTGAAGGAATAGAACCagaaattagattttgaaagaggtagaggactgtcagctttgtcaagttccctaaagtggaagggatagaacctgttagactGTTATTGGACAGATCAAGATTGTCGAGATTCATTAAATTTCCAAATTgtggaggaattgaaccagaaatttgattgctgtagAGGAACAACattgtaaggtttctcaaattacccaaagcaggagggatccgaccagtcagattgttttgGTACAACATCAACTTAATTAAATTCTTGAGATTCCCTAATTCTGCAGGAATTGTACCTGAAATCTGATTTGTGTATAAATACAAAATTGTGAGCATGGacaagttccctaaagtggaagggatggaaCCATCTAGATGGTTAATGGACAAGTCTAGCtcattcaaattcaaaagattcCCTATTTCCACAGGTAttgatccatttattttatttgcaGACAGATCAAGGGACAAGAGTTTGTGAAGAGTGCCAATATGGGCTGGGATGGTTCCAGTGAGAGTGTTGCCACTGAGATTGAGATGAACGAGGTTTGGAAATGACGGGAAGCTCAAGTTATAGAGCTTACCTTGCAAGCCCGCACTCGGTAGGCTTATCTCTATTACACTTCCAAGGCTGTTGCATGAGATCCCAATCCATTTGCATGGAGAGATTGTGTTGGTGGTAGCATTAGTAGCAGGAAGTGACCATGAGTGGAGAGCTTGTGATGGAAAGAGGCTGGCTTTCCATTTCAAGAGAGCCTCTGCTTCTGGCAGCAGTCCTGCTGTTGCAAATGATGATGTTgcatgggaagaaagaaatggtaggaaaaagaggagaaaagcaaGGGAGAGAGATTTATGTATGGCCATGGCTGCTGTTGCTTATGGTCTGTTATAAACTTATGATAGATATATGGGTATTTATAGGAAAAGCTTGATACATATGGCTTCGATTGCTAACCGACTTATTCTTGTGagtgaattaaaaaaataaaatgaaataatctGATACACACATGCTGAAAAGTATTGACTTGTTGTACACATtattttaacggtttggatgacaactGTGCACTTGCACAGAGAATTAACGTCTAACAGAGCATTCTCGTGCTCTGATTTTCTATAATCACATCAGTGCTGATGTCACATGTCTTCCTAACGCTGATATATCCTCTCTATCAGTAAAAACAGAGTGGGGAATGCCAGCACTACACTGGGGAAGCGACCTACCTTAACTGAATGGGTGAACCTGTGATGTTTTTCTTatattcactctgtccatcctttttaaaGATCCAAAAtgtatgtgggccacatcacaagaaatagtggaagATGGAAGCTCCGATCATTGATACCttacatgcatgcatgaatggaaGATATGAATAACAGCCTAGTTTTCAACGGTGGTATTCAATTCCTTATAGTTCTTGGCTGCTCTGAACTTCGGAGTTTGAGTGGATGTGAATTAGCTGTGCCCCTTCATAGAAGATGTTCCAGTAGGTGGTAGTTATATGTGTTCTGCCACCATCTATGTGTgacatccattccttccatcagaTTTCCTACtatgtggctcacatgagttttggatgtgcctcatcatcaatgggatcatgtcctaacatgatcccaGTGAAATTGATGGACAGAGCTTCTGCATAGGGAATCTACTCTTATCCTAAGCTTTATGAGGCCcactgatgtctgtgttatatctacttcatttatCCATTACAtttgatcattttaggacgtcatttcaaaaataaggcatattcaaatctcaattgggtcacaccacaagaagcagtggtgattgaatgaccaccatcgaaaacttcttgtgggccacagaatttttggatcagtctgatattaGTGTTTCTCTTCATCTGCATGGGAATCAACTTATTAATGGTtttcgatggcatataaacataaggcAGGTCT from Magnolia sinica isolate HGM2019 chromosome 17, MsV1, whole genome shotgun sequence encodes the following:
- the LOC131230883 gene encoding probable leucine-rich repeat receptor-like protein kinase At1g35710 isoform X2; its protein translation is MSLDLSANKISGSIPVEIGNLVNLNELVLSINHLDGSIPSTLGNLSMLTILYLFKNQISGSIPSTLGNLTKLTVLYLFQNQISGSIPLKLGNLMSLNKLTLDRNNLTGPIPPALGNLRNLTILYLYSNQISGSIPPQFGNLMNLKNLDLSDNILTGSIPSTLGNLTKLTVLHLFQNQISGSVPTELGNLMNLNKLSLYNNSLSGSIPPALGNLSMLTILYLSKNQFSGTIPAELGNLKNLVELTLYRNNLTGPIPPALGNLSMLTILYLYTNQISGTIPAELGNLKNLIKLMLYQNNLTGRIPPALGNLRNLTMLFLYSNQISGSIPPQFGNLMNLDNLDLSNNSLTGSIPSTLGNLTKLTVLYLFQNLISGSIPSELGNLMSLNKLLLYNNNLSGSIPLALGNLSMLTILYLSKNQFSGTIPAELGNLKNLVELTLYQNNLTGRIPPALGNLRNLTMLFLYSNQISGSIPPQFGNLMNLDNLDLSNNSLTGSIPSTLGNLTKLTVLYLFQNLISGSIPPELGNLMSLNKLLLYNNNLSGSIPPALGNLSMLTILYLSKNQFSGTIPAELGNLKNLVELTLYQNNLTGRIPPALGNLRNLTILYLHSNQISGSIPPQFGNLMNLDVLDLSNNSLTGSIPSTLGNLTKLTVLKLIKNQIYGSVPLEIGNLMNLKGIDMSFNPLIGSIPPTFGNLTKLTFLSLIYCQLSGSLPQEMTNMTSLSELYLGDNNFSGYLPQLCHGGSLQKFTVPNNHFTGEIPRSFRNCTSLTRVLLNGNRLTADVSKAFGVYPHLTYMDVSDNMLFGELSPNWGECQNLMKLQFSRNMITGRIPQEIGQLTQLGVLGLSSNYLVGEIPKEFGRLTSLFNLTLNDNQLSGQLPQEIGNLSNLEVLDLSMNHLSGPIPPQLGDCSKLQYLKLSQNVLNGSIPFQIGNLVYLQGLLDLSHNSLNREISPQLAKLVRLEKLNLSRNMLSGSIPPSFQEMVSLQSIDFSYNALEGPLPKSKSFQKAPAEAFINNKGLCGEVQGLRPCNTSSISHGDVRKGHRVVVLIILPLLVALFLLFVILGISSIYYQRRKNIEKGVLERSTRNPFSIWNYNGNVVFEDIVEATEGFDDKYCIGTGGYGKVYRANLPTGQALAVKKLRQLEGGDHSDQRSFRNEISALTEIRHRNIVKLYGFCSHARCSFLVYEYMEKGSLASILSNDERAAQLDWTLRVKIIKGVAYALSYMHHDCTLPIVHRDLSSKNVLLNSELEASVSDFGTARLLIPDSSNWTTLVGTYGYIAPELAYTMRVTEKCDVYSFGVVALEVMMGRHPGELISSLSSPNRDDTLLKDMLDQRLSDPTVEVAQEVIFAVSMALACIRPDPNSRPTMHHVAQELSVGGPSFSLESFHALTLCQLMNLKI
- the LOC131230883 gene encoding MDIS1-interacting receptor like kinase 2-like isoform X1 is translated as MSLDLSANKISGSIPVEIGNLVNLNELVLSINHLDGSIPSTLGNLSMLTILYLFKNQISGRIPAELGNLKSLVETSLRSNNLSGPIPPALGNLTNLRLLFLYSNQISGSIPPQFGNLMNLNNLDLSNNSLTGSIPSTLGNLTKLTVLYLFQNQISGSIPLKLGNLMSLNKLTLDRNNLTGPIPPALGNLRNLTILYLYSNQISGSIPPQFGNLMNLKNLDLSDNILTGSIPSTLGNLTKLTVLHLFQNQISGSVPTELGNLMNLNKLSLYNNSLSGSIPPALGNLSMLTILYLSKNQFSGTIPAELGNLKNLVELTLYRNNLTGPIPPALGNLSMLTILYLYTNQISGTIPAELGNLKNLIKLMLYQNNLTGRIPPALGNLRNLTMLFLYSNQISGSIPPQFGNLMNLDNLDLSNNSLTGSIPSTLGNLTKLTVLYLFQNLISGSIPSELGNLMSLNKLLLYNNNLSGSIPLALGNLSMLTILYLSKNQFSGTIPAELGNLKNLVELTLYQNNLTGRIPPALGNLRNLTMLFLYSNQISGSIPPQFGNLMNLDNLDLSNNSLTGSIPSTLGNLTKLTVLYLFQNLISGSIPPELGNLMSLNKLLLYNNNLSGSIPPALGNLSMLTILYLSKNQFSGTIPAELGNLKNLVELTLYQNNLTGRIPPALGNLRNLTILYLHSNQISGSIPPQFGNLMNLDVLDLSNNSLTGSIPSTLGNLTKLTVLKLIKNQIYGSVPLEIGNLMNLKGIDMSFNPLIGSIPPTFGNLTKLTFLSLIYCQLSGSLPQEMTNMTSLSELYLGDNNFSGYLPQLCHGGSLQKFTVPNNHFTGEIPRSFRNCTSLTRVLLNGNRLTADVSKAFGVYPHLTYMDVSDNMLFGELSPNWGECQNLMKLQFSRNMITGRIPQEIGQLTQLGVLGLSSNYLVGEIPKEFGRLTSLFNLTLNDNQLSGQLPQEIGNLSNLEVLDLSMNHLSGPIPPQLGDCSKLQYLKLSQNVLNGSIPFQIGNLVYLQGLLDLSHNSLNREISPQLAKLVRLEKLNLSRNMLSGSIPPSFQEMVSLQSIDFSYNALEGPLPKSKSFQKAPAEAFINNKGLCGEVQGLRPCNTSSISHGDVRKGHRVVVLIILPLLVALFLLFVILGISSIYYQRRKNIEKGVLERSTRNPFSIWNYNGNVVFEDIVEATEGFDDKYCIGTGGYGKVYRANLPTGQALAVKKLRQLEGGDHSDQRSFRNEISALTEIRHRNIVKLYGFCSHARCSFLVYEYMEKGSLASILSNDERAAQLDWTLRVKIIKGVAYALSYMHHDCTLPIVHRDLSSKNVLLNSELEASVSDFGTARLLIPDSSNWTTLVGTYGYIAPELAYTMRVTEKCDVYSFGVVALEVMMGRHPGELISSLSSPNRDDTLLKDMLDQRLSDPTVEVAQEVIFAVSMALACIRPDPNSRPTMHHVAQELSVGGPSFSLESFHALTLCQLMNLKI